In Fibrobacterota bacterium, the genomic window CGGGAAGGGGCCGTCATGTTCGCGGATTTCATGCTGGAGAATAGCTGGTTCGCGGCGATGGACGGCGGTTTGCAGCATGGTTTCGGTTTCAACGAAGCGGTGTCCTTGATGGTGTCTTGCGATACCCAGGCGGAGATCGATCATTATTGGGGCAAGCTTTCGGCGGTGCCGGAAGCCGAACAATGCGGATGGCTGAAAGATCGCTTCGGCGTTTCATGGCAGATCGTTCCTTCGGCCATGGACGACATGATGCGGAACGGGAGCCGGGAACAAATTGGCCGGGTGACCCAGGCCTTCCTCAAGATGAAGAAGTTCGATCTCGCGGCGCTTAAACGGGCCTACGCCTGAGATTTCGGCCCACGCGGCCTCGAATGGGAAAACTTATAGGCAAATCGCCGGGGACGAAATAGTTTGGGGACGGCCGATGTAGGCACGGGAACGAACGGAATATGATGATTTCGATGATGAATAAAGCGCGACTTTCATTGACGGTATTATTGCTAGGCTTCGCCGCGGTTTTCGCCGATCAGTCGCAGCCTTGGAACAACCCGAGCGGCGGATCGCTACCCACCGGCTGCCAGCATCTGACCTACTATAGCCCGGCCAACAAGACCACCATCGGGTACGTCATCTACCTCCCTCCGGATTACAATAGTAACGCCACGGCGCGCTACCCCGTCGTTTATTCCCTCCACGGCATGGGCGGGAACGAATGGGGCAATGTGCCCTACGCGCCGGTATTGCAATCGAAGATCCTTTCCAAGGAAATCAATCCCATGATCATGGTTTTCGTTTCCGGTAGGGGGAATACCTTCTACGCGGATTCGAAGGACGGCGCCGTCAAATGCGAGACCAGCATCGTCAACGAATTGATCCCGCATATCGACTCCCTGTTCCGGACCCTGCCGGACCGTGGCCATCGCGCCGTCAACGGCATTTCCATGGGAGGCTTCGGCGCCTTGATGTTGGCGATGAAACATTTCGAATTGTTCGGGCACGTCTGTTCCGACATCGCCGCGCTCGTAAATTGGGATACCTTGAGCGCCCAGCAATTCGATCAATCCATCCCGAAGGGTATTTTCGGCTCCGATTCCAACTACTTCAATAGCAACTACTATCCGCCCACCTTCGTGAAGAAGAACGCAGATACCCTGAAGGCGCTCGGCATGACCGTGCATATGGCGGACAACCCGCAGGACACGCCCATGGGCCCGCTTTACAGCTACAACCTGTCGATGCGGAACCTTCTGAAGAGCAAAGGCATTCCCGTGGAATTCGATTCCGCGGCGGGAGTCGGGCACTCCGCGGATTTTTCCGGCGCTTCGGGCATCGCCATCTTGAAGTTCCACTCCGCCGCATTCGCCGCGGCCCCCGTTACCTCGGTCTTCGCGAACCCGTCGCTACGGTTCGGAAGCGCGCCCGCCTTCGGGAGAATGAACGGGATTCGGACACTTGCGATCCCGGCGCAATGGCATGGGGCATCCGAGGAGGTGGTGGTTTATTCGCTGTATGGACGGGACTTGGGACGACAGAACATCCAAGGCGCGGATGCGCTCGATGGCGCCGAATTGGGAAAGCGGTTCGGCTCCAACGTCCTCATCATCAAGCCCGTCGGAAAATCAGAATGACTATAAATCCTGGCCCTTCGTCTCCCTAGCGAAAAACAGGGCCAACAAGGTGATGGCCGCCGCCGCCGCCAGGTAATATCCCACGAAGGGAAGGCCGAAACGGGTGGCCAGCCAGGTCGCCGCGTAGGGCGCCAAGGACGCCCCGAATATCCCCGCCAAGTTAAAGGTCAGCGAGGCTCCCGTGTATCGTACGCGGGTGGGGAAGAGCTCCGAGAGCATCGCGCCCAAGGGGCCGTAGCACAGGCCCATCAGGGCCAATCCCAGGCACAACGACAACAGGACCAAGGGCGTCCGGCCCGATCCGAATAAGGCCCCGAAGCCCAGGCCGAACAGGATGATGGCCCCCATGACGGCCATTTGCGTGCTCCGACGCCCGAAGCGATCGGCCAACCAGGCGGCGATGGGGATGGTCAGCCCGAAGAAAACCACCCCGAACATCTGCATCAGCAGAAAAGAGCCGCGCGGATAGCCCAAGGACTTGGTGCCCCAAGCCAAGGTGAACACGGTCATCAGGTAGAAGTCCACGAATACGGTCAAGGCCAGCATGGTTCCCAGGACGATGAGCGGCCCGTGCGAGCGGAAGACCTCCAGCAGGGGAACGCCCGCGCGCTCTTGCTTTTCCAGGGCCTTACGAAACACGGGCGTTTCCTCCAGGCGCAGGCGCACGTAGAGGCCGACCCAGACCAGCAACGCGCTGGCCAGGAAAGGGATGCGCCAGCCGAAAGAGAAGAATTGCGCGTCGGTGAGAAAGCGGCTCAAGAGCAGGAAAGATCCGTTCGACAGGATGAATCCGATGGGCGCGCCCAGCTGCGGGAACATCCCGTACCATGCGCGTTTCCCCGGCGGGGCGTTCTCGGTGGCCAAAAGCACGGCGCCGCCCCATTCGCCTCCCAGGCCCAGGCCTTGCCCCAGCCGGCACAGCGACAGCAACAGGGGGGCCCATACCCCGATGCGATCGTAACCGGGCAATAGGCCGATGGCGATGGTCGAAAGGCCCATGGTCAAGAGGGCCGCCACCAAGGTGGCCTTACGGC contains:
- a CDS encoding MHS family MFS transporter, encoding MPSRSNSTAHILFASLIGTAIEFFDFYIYATAAVLVFPHLFFPKSDPASATLQSLATFALAFFARPVGSAVFGHFGDRVGRKATLVAALLTMGLSTIAIGLLPGYDRIGVWAPLLLSLCRLGQGLGLGGEWGGAVLLATENAPPGKRAWYGMFPQLGAPIGFILSNGSFLLLSRFLTDAQFFSFGWRIPFLASALLVWVGLYVRLRLEETPVFRKALEKQERAGVPLLEVFRSHGPLIVLGTMLALTVFVDFYLMTVFTLAWGTKSLGYPRGSFLLMQMFGVVFFGLTIPIAAWLADRFGRRSTQMAVMGAIILFGLGFGALFGSGRTPLVLLSLCLGLALMGLCYGPLGAMLSELFPTRVRYTGASLTFNLAGIFGASLAPYAATWLATRFGLPFVGYYLAAAAAITLLALFFARETKGQDL
- a CDS encoding esterase family protein, producing MMNKARLSLTVLLLGFAAVFADQSQPWNNPSGGSLPTGCQHLTYYSPANKTTIGYVIYLPPDYNSNATARYPVVYSLHGMGGNEWGNVPYAPVLQSKILSKEINPMIMVFVSGRGNTFYADSKDGAVKCETSIVNELIPHIDSLFRTLPDRGHRAVNGISMGGFGALMLAMKHFELFGHVCSDIAALVNWDTLSAQQFDQSIPKGIFGSDSNYFNSNYYPPTFVKKNADTLKALGMTVHMADNPQDTPMGPLYSYNLSMRNLLKSKGIPVEFDSAAGVGHSADFSGASGIAILKFHSAAFAAAPVTSVFANPSLRFGSAPAFGRMNGIRTLAIPAQWHGASEEVVVYSLYGRDLGRQNIQGADALDGAELGKRFGSNVLIIKPVGKSE